A single Vulpes lagopus strain Blue_001 chromosome 3, ASM1834538v1, whole genome shotgun sequence DNA region contains:
- the LOC121486565 gene encoding major vault protein isoform X1 encodes MATEESIIRIPPYHYIHVLDQNSNVSRVEVGPKTYIRQDNERVLFAPMRMVTVPPRHYCTVANPVSRDPQGSVLFDVTGQVRLRHADLEIRLTQDPFPLYPGEVLEKDITPLQVVLPNTALHLKALLDFEDKNGEKVVAGDEWLFEGPGTYIPQKEVEVLEIIQATVIRQNQALRLRARKECCDRDGKERVTGEEWLVRSVGAYLPAVFEEVLDLVEAVILTEKTALHLRARQNFRDLRGVTRRTGEEWLVTVQDTEAHVPDVYEEVLGIVPITTLGSHNYCVILDPVGPDGKNQLGQKRVVKGEKSFFLQPGERLERGIQDVYVLSEQQGLLLRALQPLEEGEEGEKVAHQAGDHWLIRGPLEYVPSAKVEVVEERQAIPLDENEGIYVQDVKTGRVRAVIGSTYMLTQDEVLWEKELPPGVEELLSKGQDPLADRGEKEMSKTPQPSVVRNKTRVVSYRVPHNAAVQVYDYREKRARVVFGPELVSLGPEEQFTVLSLSAGRPKRPHARRALCLLLGPDFFTDVITIETADHARLQLQLAYNWHFELSDRKDPKEAAKLFSVPDFVGDACKAIASRVRGAVASVTFDDFHKNSARIIRMAVFGFETPETKILDSKALPQPRDRAIFPQNGLVVSSVDVQSVEPVDQRTRDALQRSVQLAIEITTNSQEAAAKHEAQRLEQEARGRLERQKILDQSEAEKARRELLELEALSTAVESTGTAKAEAESRAEALRIEGEGSVLQAKLKAEALAIETEAELQRVQKVRELELVYARAQLELEVSKAQQLAEVEVKKFKQMTEALGPSTIRDLAVAGPEMQVKLLQSLGLKSTLITDGSTPINLFNTALGLLGVGSEAQHPAQKAAGMPGPREGLVLHSTPPPQAVGSNHVVP; translated from the exons ATGGCAACTGAAGAGTCCATCATACGCATTCCCCCATACCACTATATCCACGTGTTGGACCAGAACAGCAATGTGTCCCGTGTGGAGGTCGGGCCAAAGACTTACATCCGGCAGGACAATGAGAG GGTCCTGTTTGCCCCCATGCGCATGGTGACTGTCCCTCCACGCCACTACTGCACAGTGGCCAACCCTGTGTCCCGGGATCCTCAGGGCTCAGTGCTGTTCGATGTTACAGGGCAAGTACGGCTACGCCATGCTGACCTAGAGATCCGGCTGACCCAGGACCCCTTCCCTCTGTACCCGGGGGAGGTGCTGGAGAAG GACATTACCCCACTGCAGGTGGTCCTTCCCAACACTGCCCTCCACCTTAAAGCGTTGCTGGATTTTGAGGATAAGAATGGAGAGAAGGTGGTGGCAGGAGATGAGTGGCTATTTGAAGGACCCG GCACGTATATCCCCCAGAAGGAGGTGGAGGTCCTGGAAATCATTCAGGCCACAGTCATAAGGCAGAACCAGGCCCTGCGGCTGAGGGCCCGCAAGGAGTGCTGCGACCGGGATGGCAAGGAGAGGGTGACAG GAGAAGAATGGCTGGTCCGCTCCGTGGGTGCATATCTCCCGGCAGTGTTTGAGGAAGTTCTGGATTTGGTGGAAGCTGTGATCCTCACAGAAAAG ACGGCCCTGCACCTGCGGGCGAGGCAGAACTTCCGAGACTTGAGAGGAGTGACCCGCCGCACCGGGGAGGAGTGGCTGGTGACTGTGCAGGACACAGAGGCCCATGTGCCAGATGTCTACGAGGAGGTGCTGGGGATTGTGCCCATCACCACCTTGGGCTCTCACAACTACTGTGTGATTCTCGACCCTGTCGGACCAGATGGCAAGAACCAGCTCGGGCAAAAGCGTGTGGTCAAG GGCGAGAAGTCCTTTTTCCTCCAGCCTGGAGAGAGACTGGAACGAGGCATCCAGGATGTATATGTGCTGTCAGAGCAACAGGGGCTGCTGCTGAGGGCCTTGCAGcccctggaggagggagaagaaggagagaaggttGCACACCAGGCCGGGGACCACTGGCTCATCCGTGGGCCCCTGGAGTACGTGCCCTCTGCCAAGGTGGAGGTGGTGGAAGAGCGTCAAGCCATCCCTCTGGACGAGAATGAGGGCATCTACGTGCAGGATGTCAAGACCGGAAGG GTACGTGCTGTGATTGGAAGCACCTACATGCTGACCCAGGATGAAGTCCTATGGGAGAAAGAGCTGCCCCCTGGGGTGGAGGAGCTGCTGAGCAAGGGGCAGGACCCTCTGGCAGacaggggagagaaggagatgTCCAAGACCCCTCAGCCCTCCGTTGTCCGGAACAAGACCCGTGTGGTTAGCTACCGGGTCCCTCACAACGCAGCCGTGCAGGTGTAtgactacagagagaagagagctcG TGTGGTCTTTGGGCCTGAGCTGGTGTCACTGGGTCCCGAAGAGCAGTTCACCGTGTTGTCCCTCTCGGCTGGGAGGCCCAAGCGTCCCCATGCACGCCGTGCACTCTGCCTGCTGCTCGGGCCAGACTTCTTCACAGATGTCATCACCATCGAAACAGCAGACCATGCCAGGCTGCAGCTGCAGCTTGCCTACAActg GCATTTCGAGCTGAGTGACCGGAAGGACCCCAAAGAGGCAGCCAAGCTTTTCTCAGTGCCTGACTTCGTGGGTGACGCCTGCAAAGCCATCGCGTCCCGGGTGCGGGGGGCTGTGGCATCTGTCACCTTCGATGACTTCCATAAGAACTCCGCCCGCATCATTCGCATGGCTGTCTTTGGCTTTGAGACTCCAGAAACCAAGATACTCGACAGCaaggccctgccccagccccgggACCGGGCCATCTTCCCCCAAAATGGACTAGTGGTCAGCAGTGTGGACGTGCAGTCAGTGGAGCCTGTGGACCAGAGGACCCGGGATGCCCTACAGCGCAGTGTCCAGCTGGCCATTGAGATCACCACCAACTCCCAGGAGGCTGCAGCCAA GCACGAGGCTCAGAGACTTGAGCAAGAAGCCCGCGGCCGGCTTGAGAGGCAGAAGATCTTGGACCAATCTGAAGCTGAAAAAGCTCGCAGGGAACTCCTGGAGCTGGAGGCTCTGAG CACTGCTGTGGAGAGCACAGGGACTGCCAAGGCTGAGGCTGAGTCCCGTGCAGAGGCCCTACGCATCGAGGGAGAAGGCTCCGTGCTGCAGGccaagctgaaagcagaggccTTGGCCATTGAGACG GAGGCTGAGCTCCAGCGGGTACAGAAAGTGCGAGAGCTAGAACTGGTCTATGCCCGGGCCCAGCTAGAACTGGAGGTGAGCAAGGCCCAGCAGCTGGCTGAGGTGGAGGTGAAGAAGTTCAAACAGATGACTgaggccctgggccccagcaccATCAGGGACCTTGCAGTGGCTGGGCCGGAGATGCAg GTAAAACTGCTTCAGAGCCTGGGCCTGAAATCAACCCTCATCACTGATGGCTCCACTCCCATCAACCTCTTCAACACAGCCTTGGgtctgctgggcgtagggtctGAGGCTCAGCACCCAGCCCAAAAGGCAGCTGGCATGCCTGGCCCCCGGGAGGGCTTGGTACTCCACTCCACTCCCCCTCCTCAAGCTGTTGGAAGCAACCATGTGGTTCCTTAG
- the LOC121486565 gene encoding major vault protein isoform X2, with the protein MCPVWRSGQRLTSGRTMRGQVRLRHADLEIRLTQDPFPLYPGEVLEKDITPLQVVLPNTALHLKALLDFEDKNGEKVVAGDEWLFEGPGTYIPQKEVEVLEIIQATVIRQNQALRLRARKECCDRDGKERVTGEEWLVRSVGAYLPAVFEEVLDLVEAVILTEKTALHLRARQNFRDLRGVTRRTGEEWLVTVQDTEAHVPDVYEEVLGIVPITTLGSHNYCVILDPVGPDGKNQLGQKRVVKGEKSFFLQPGERLERGIQDVYVLSEQQGLLLRALQPLEEGEEGEKVAHQAGDHWLIRGPLEYVPSAKVEVVEERQAIPLDENEGIYVQDVKTGRVRAVIGSTYMLTQDEVLWEKELPPGVEELLSKGQDPLADRGEKEMSKTPQPSVVRNKTRVVSYRVPHNAAVQVYDYREKRARVVFGPELVSLGPEEQFTVLSLSAGRPKRPHARRALCLLLGPDFFTDVITIETADHARLQLQLAYNWHFELSDRKDPKEAAKLFSVPDFVGDACKAIASRVRGAVASVTFDDFHKNSARIIRMAVFGFETPETKILDSKALPQPRDRAIFPQNGLVVSSVDVQSVEPVDQRTRDALQRSVQLAIEITTNSQEAAAKHEAQRLEQEARGRLERQKILDQSEAEKARRELLELEALSTAVESTGTAKAEAESRAEALRIEGEGSVLQAKLKAEALAIETEAELQRVQKVRELELVYARAQLELEVSKAQQLAEVEVKKFKQMTEALGPSTIRDLAVAGPEMQVKLLQSLGLKSTLITDGSTPINLFNTALGLLGVGSEAQHPAQKAAGMPGPREGLVLHSTPPPQAVGSNHVVP; encoded by the exons ATGTGTCCCGTGTGGAGGTCGGGCCAAAGACTTACATCCGGCAGGACAATGAGAG GGCAAGTACGGCTACGCCATGCTGACCTAGAGATCCGGCTGACCCAGGACCCCTTCCCTCTGTACCCGGGGGAGGTGCTGGAGAAG GACATTACCCCACTGCAGGTGGTCCTTCCCAACACTGCCCTCCACCTTAAAGCGTTGCTGGATTTTGAGGATAAGAATGGAGAGAAGGTGGTGGCAGGAGATGAGTGGCTATTTGAAGGACCCG GCACGTATATCCCCCAGAAGGAGGTGGAGGTCCTGGAAATCATTCAGGCCACAGTCATAAGGCAGAACCAGGCCCTGCGGCTGAGGGCCCGCAAGGAGTGCTGCGACCGGGATGGCAAGGAGAGGGTGACAG GAGAAGAATGGCTGGTCCGCTCCGTGGGTGCATATCTCCCGGCAGTGTTTGAGGAAGTTCTGGATTTGGTGGAAGCTGTGATCCTCACAGAAAAG ACGGCCCTGCACCTGCGGGCGAGGCAGAACTTCCGAGACTTGAGAGGAGTGACCCGCCGCACCGGGGAGGAGTGGCTGGTGACTGTGCAGGACACAGAGGCCCATGTGCCAGATGTCTACGAGGAGGTGCTGGGGATTGTGCCCATCACCACCTTGGGCTCTCACAACTACTGTGTGATTCTCGACCCTGTCGGACCAGATGGCAAGAACCAGCTCGGGCAAAAGCGTGTGGTCAAG GGCGAGAAGTCCTTTTTCCTCCAGCCTGGAGAGAGACTGGAACGAGGCATCCAGGATGTATATGTGCTGTCAGAGCAACAGGGGCTGCTGCTGAGGGCCTTGCAGcccctggaggagggagaagaaggagagaaggttGCACACCAGGCCGGGGACCACTGGCTCATCCGTGGGCCCCTGGAGTACGTGCCCTCTGCCAAGGTGGAGGTGGTGGAAGAGCGTCAAGCCATCCCTCTGGACGAGAATGAGGGCATCTACGTGCAGGATGTCAAGACCGGAAGG GTACGTGCTGTGATTGGAAGCACCTACATGCTGACCCAGGATGAAGTCCTATGGGAGAAAGAGCTGCCCCCTGGGGTGGAGGAGCTGCTGAGCAAGGGGCAGGACCCTCTGGCAGacaggggagagaaggagatgTCCAAGACCCCTCAGCCCTCCGTTGTCCGGAACAAGACCCGTGTGGTTAGCTACCGGGTCCCTCACAACGCAGCCGTGCAGGTGTAtgactacagagagaagagagctcG TGTGGTCTTTGGGCCTGAGCTGGTGTCACTGGGTCCCGAAGAGCAGTTCACCGTGTTGTCCCTCTCGGCTGGGAGGCCCAAGCGTCCCCATGCACGCCGTGCACTCTGCCTGCTGCTCGGGCCAGACTTCTTCACAGATGTCATCACCATCGAAACAGCAGACCATGCCAGGCTGCAGCTGCAGCTTGCCTACAActg GCATTTCGAGCTGAGTGACCGGAAGGACCCCAAAGAGGCAGCCAAGCTTTTCTCAGTGCCTGACTTCGTGGGTGACGCCTGCAAAGCCATCGCGTCCCGGGTGCGGGGGGCTGTGGCATCTGTCACCTTCGATGACTTCCATAAGAACTCCGCCCGCATCATTCGCATGGCTGTCTTTGGCTTTGAGACTCCAGAAACCAAGATACTCGACAGCaaggccctgccccagccccgggACCGGGCCATCTTCCCCCAAAATGGACTAGTGGTCAGCAGTGTGGACGTGCAGTCAGTGGAGCCTGTGGACCAGAGGACCCGGGATGCCCTACAGCGCAGTGTCCAGCTGGCCATTGAGATCACCACCAACTCCCAGGAGGCTGCAGCCAA GCACGAGGCTCAGAGACTTGAGCAAGAAGCCCGCGGCCGGCTTGAGAGGCAGAAGATCTTGGACCAATCTGAAGCTGAAAAAGCTCGCAGGGAACTCCTGGAGCTGGAGGCTCTGAG CACTGCTGTGGAGAGCACAGGGACTGCCAAGGCTGAGGCTGAGTCCCGTGCAGAGGCCCTACGCATCGAGGGAGAAGGCTCCGTGCTGCAGGccaagctgaaagcagaggccTTGGCCATTGAGACG GAGGCTGAGCTCCAGCGGGTACAGAAAGTGCGAGAGCTAGAACTGGTCTATGCCCGGGCCCAGCTAGAACTGGAGGTGAGCAAGGCCCAGCAGCTGGCTGAGGTGGAGGTGAAGAAGTTCAAACAGATGACTgaggccctgggccccagcaccATCAGGGACCTTGCAGTGGCTGGGCCGGAGATGCAg GTAAAACTGCTTCAGAGCCTGGGCCTGAAATCAACCCTCATCACTGATGGCTCCACTCCCATCAACCTCTTCAACACAGCCTTGGgtctgctgggcgtagggtctGAGGCTCAGCACCCAGCCCAAAAGGCAGCTGGCATGCCTGGCCCCCGGGAGGGCTTGGTACTCCACTCCACTCCCCCTCCTCAAGCTGTTGGAAGCAACCATGTGGTTCCTTAG